A window from Centropristis striata isolate RG_2023a ecotype Rhode Island chromosome 2, C.striata_1.0, whole genome shotgun sequence encodes these proteins:
- the LOC131982135 gene encoding serine/threonine-protein kinase pim-2-like → MVKVLLSSPIILKQMVDAAIHMHTNGVFHRDIKLLNILIETRSVPRARVIDFGCGCLEKKGYYKDYSGTFSKAPPEWYTVGEYQARPTTVWQLGALLYDMLDHNKSFNTEVYMENRMEISSDLSTGCQDFLQMCLVKDPKMRPTLEQLQLHPWLG, encoded by the exons ATGGTTAAAGTTCTCTTAAGCTCTCCT ATAATCCTGAAGCAGATGGTGGATGCAGCcattcacatgcacacaaatggAGTCTTTCACAGGgacataaagttactaaacatACTCATTGAAACTAGATCTGTCCCACGTGCCCGCGTGATCGATTTTGGCTGTGGTTGCCTGGAGAAAAAGGGATATTACAAAGACTACAGTG gCACCTTTTCGAAAGCCCCTCCAGAATGGTACACTGTCGGTGAATACCAGGCCAGACCAACAACAGTGTGGCAGCTAGGGGCCCTGTTGTACGACATGCTGGATCATAACAAGTCCTTTAACACAGAGGTCTACATGGAGAACAGAATGGAAATCAGCTCTGATCTGTCCACag GCTGCCAAGATTTCCTGCAGATGTGTCTGGTCAAAGACCCAAAGATGCGTCCCACCTTAGAGCAGCTACAGCTCCATCCCTGGCTCGGATAA